CACGGCCGTCGTCTCGTCCGAGGCGACACATGACGCGGTACCCGGCAACAACGGGACGACCGTGACGGTGGATGCGTTCATCCAATCGGATCTCGCGATCGAGAAGTCCCTCGTGACCGACGATCCCGTCGCGGGCGAGCCGCTCGTCTTCGCGCTCGACGTGAACAACGCCGGTCCGCAGCTCGCGCCGAGAGTCGTCGTGAGCGACACGCTCCCCGCCGGCATGACCTTCGTCTCGGGCGTGGTGCCGGGCGGCGGTTCGTGCACGGTCACCGCGCCGGAGGGCGCCGAGGTCGTGTCGTGCGAGGCGGGCGCGCTCGACGTCGGCTCCGGCATCCGCATCCTTCTGACCGTCGCGACCGACCCCGCGCTGCGCTCCGTCGTCAACGGCGCGCTGGTGGGCTCGGCCGCGCAGGACGAGGCGAGCGCCGACAACTACGACGAGGTAACCGCCCTGCTGGCTGCACCCGTCGATCCGGGGCCGGACCCGGGGCCCGGCGGTCCCGGCGCGGCCCCTCCCGGCGGCGGGCTTCCGGCCACCGGCGGCTCGTGGCCGGTGCTCGCGGCGCTGTGGGGCGCGGTGCTCGCCGTCACCGGCGCGCTCCTCTACGTCGGCCGCGGCCTCGTGGACCGTCGGCGCCGAACGACGGGATGCGGAATCTAGGACTCGAGGAGTCGGCGCACGTGCGCGCCGACGAGATGCGTCTCGATGAGGAAGCCGTCGTGGCCGAAGTCGCTCGCGAGAACGACGGCCCCGTCGCCGTCGAGAGTCCCGCCGATGCCGCGGGCGATGCGATGCTGCCCTTCGATCGGGAACAGCCGGTCGGTGTCGATGCCGAGCACGAGCGCCCGCGCCGTCACCCGGGCGAGGGCATCGTCGATGCCGCCGCGGTCGCGTCCGACGTCGTGGGAGTTCATCGCCTCGACGAGGGTGATGTAGCTGTTCGCGTCGAACCGGCGGGTGAACTTGTTGCCGTGGAAGTCGAGGTACGACTCGACGGCGAACCGCCCGCCGTGGCCGAGGGGACTCACGCCGGACTGCCACGACCGCTGGAACCTCTGGTTCAGCTCCGTGGGGGAGCGGTAGTTCAGCAGCGCCATCCGCCGGGCGAGCGCGAGGCCGCGCGTCGGTCCGTCGCCGTCGGCGGCGTCGTAGTACTCGCCCGACTGGAAACGCGGGTCGATGCGGATCGCCTCGATCTGCACGGAGTTGAGCGCGATCTGATCGGCCGTGTTGATCGGAGGGGCGGACAGGATGCCGACCCGCTCGACGCGGTCGGGGAGCCCGACCGCCCACTCGAGTGCGTGCATGCCCCCCATCGATCCGCCCACGACGGCGGCCCACACGTCGATGCCGAGGGCGTCGGCGAGCCGCACCTGCGCCGCGACCTGATCGCGGATCGTCAGGTACGGGAACCGCGAAGCCCACTCGTACCCGTCGGGCGCGATGCTGGCCGGACCGGTGGAGCCCTGGCATCCGCCGAGCATGTTCGGCGCGACGACGAACCAGCGATCGGTGTCGATCGGCGCGCCGGGACCCACGATGTCATCCCACCATCCGCTGGTCGGATGCCCCGGCCCGGCCGGTCCGCGCACGTGGCTGTCTCCGGTGAGCGCGTGGAGGACGAGCACCGCGTTGTCGCGGGCGATGTTGAGCTCGCCCCACGTCTCGAACGCCAGTCGGTACGCCGGCAGCTCGCTCCCGCCCTCGGTGCGGAACGATCCGAACGCCGCGAACTGCCGCTCGCCGACGGGGTCGCCGTCGCGCCACGCGCCGGTCGCGGGCGGGCGGCCGAGGAGCAGGCGGGCGTCCGCCTCCGTCACCGGTGCCGAGGGCACGGTGTCTTCGGAGGTCTGCCAGTCCATTCGCCCATTCTCGCCGGTGGGCGGGAGGGCGGACCGACTGTTACGCGGCGAGAATGCCCGAGACGTCAGGCGCGGAAGGGCGCCGTCTCGTAGGTCGCGCCGTGCTGGCCGGCGAGGGCGATCGGGCGGGCATCCCAGGTCTGCACGAAGCGGTGGTCGGTCGCGGTCCCCGCAGGGACCCGCGCGTCGATCTCGGGCAGCGTGCCGAGCGTCTCGTTCGACAGCCACACGACGCGGCGTCCGATCCGGTCGCCGAGCCCGGCCATGAGGTCGGCGAACTCCCGGCGCCCCTCGGCGTCGAGATAAAGCAGGACCGCGCTGTGGAACACGACGACGGTGGCGTCCGCAGGGGCGGCGGACGCGGCATCCGTCACCCTCTCACGCAGGTCGCCGCGCTCGATCACGGGCGGATCCGCCGCTGCGATCGCCGCCGCTGCCCGCAGCCGGGCGACCCGGGCGTCGTGGTCGGGGCCGGGCCACACGAGCGTGGCGAGCCAGTCGACGGCGTCGGGGTCGCCGGCGTCGATGGGGTCGAGATCGATCCCGCGGCGCGAGACGACGTCGGGGTAGCGAGCGGGGACGGATGCCTGGTCATCAACGCGGCACGACAGCACGACCTCGCTCGGTCCGGCCGGAGGATCGACGCGACGGATCCCGGAAGGCGTGGCGTAGTCGACGCTGTACCGGTCGGGGAAGAGGCAGAGGCCGGCGGCAGCCCCGACCTCGAGGAGGGCGAGCGGGCCGTCGATGCGGGACAGCGGGGGCAACCACGTCGCGCAGCGATTGGCCTCGTTCGTCTGGACGGTGCGGGCGGCTCCCGTCGCGACGATGCGGTCCCAGTGCTCCAGCAGCCACGGCCGCACCTCGTGGTACGGGCTGAGCGGTGCGCCCTCCCAGCGTGCGGCGGCGAACACGAGGTTCGCCTGCCGCTTCGCGTGCGGGAGCGCGGTGAGGCGGGCGAGCACCTCCGGGTCGCGCGCGATGCCCAGCGCCCAGTCCTCGTAGAGCGGCGAGGTGCAGTGCGCCCAGCGCCGCGCGAAGTCGTCGTAGTACGCGGCGATCTGCTCCTGCTGATCCGTGCCCATGCGGTCACCCTACGAGGTCATCCGGCCGGTGTCGTGGGGCCGGTCTAGCATGCGTGGCATGGACGTCATCGAGTACCTACTGAGCGGCGACCCGGCGATCCGGTGGCAGGTGATGCGCGATCTCACCGACGCGCCGCCCGAAGAGGTCGCGGCCGAGCGGGCGAAGGTCGCCACCGAGGGCTGGGGCGCCCGCATGCTCTCCGAGCAGGCCGACGACGGGTTGTGGGACGGCGGCACCTACCGCCCCGGCTGGGTCGACGAATCGAGGCCGTTCTTCGACGCGTGGACGGCGACGCACTTCTCGCTGCAGTCGCTCGCCGAGTTCGGGCTCGATCCCACCTCGCCCGAGGCGCAGCGCGCCGTGGGCCTCGTGCGCGACAACGCGCGGTGGGAGTACAACGGCGAGCTCTACTTCCAGGGCGAGGCGGAGCCGTGCATCAACGGCATCGCGCTCGCTTCAGGTGCGTATTTCGGGCAGGATGCCGCCCCCATCGTCGAGACGCTCCTCGCGACGCAGCACGCCGACGGCGGGTGGAACTGCTGGGAAGAGGATGCCGCCACCCCCGGCTCGTTCCACTCCACGATCTGCGCGATCGAGGGGCTGTGGGCGTGGGAGCAGGCGACGGGCGGCACCGACGCCGGGCGCGAGGCCCGTCGGCGCGGTGAGGAGTACCTGCTCGAGAGGCAGCTCTTCCGACGCAAGACCGATGGATCGATCGTCGACCCCCGGTTCACGATGACGTCGGTTCCCGGCCGGTGGTTCTACGACGTTCTCCGTGCCCTCGACTACCTCCGGCTGGCCCGGCCCGAACGAGACCCGCGTTGCGCCGAGGCGGTCGAGCTGATCCGCGCCAAGCGCCTCGACAACGGGCTGTTCCCGTTCGAGAACCACCACGAGGGTCCGATGCTGTTCGCCCTCGACGGCGAGCACGACGGCTTCCCGAGCCGATGGGTGAGCCTGCGCGCCCTGCGCGTGCTGCGCTGGTGGGACGAGGGCTGACGCCCCACGCCGTGCCGCAGAGACAGCGGATGCCGCGACCCGAGGGGCCGCGGCATCCGCTGTACGAAACGGCGGTCAGGCGCGAGCGGCCTCCGACACGCGACGAGCGGCGGCGAGAGCCTGCTCGAGGTCGGCCTTGAGGTCTTCGATGTTCTCGAGACCCAGCGACAGGCGCACGAGGCCGGGCGTGACGCCCGTCGTGAGCTGCTGCTCGGGCGTGAGCTGCGAGTGCGTGGTCGACGCCGGGTGGATGACGAGCGAGCGCACGTCTCCGATGTTGGCGAGGTGGCTGAAGAGCGTGAGCGAGTTGACGAACTCGCGCCCGGCCTCGACACCGCCCTTGAGCTCGAACGACAGCACCGCGCCGACGCCCTTGGGGGCGTACTTGTTCGCGGCGGCGTACCAGGGCGACGTCGGCAGGCCCGAGTAGTTGACCGAGGCGACATCCGCCTGGTTCTCGAGCCACTCGGCGATCTCCTGGGCGTTCTGCACGTGTCGCTCGATGCGCAGCGACAGCGTCTCGATGCCCTGGATGAGCAGCCACGCGCTCTGCGGCGCGATGGCGGCGCCGAGGTCGCGCAGCAGCTGAACGCGCGCCTTGATGATGTAGGCCAGTCCGTCGCCGACAGCCGCGGTGTACGAGGCGCCGTGGTACGAGGGGTCGGGCACCGTGAGGCCGGGGAACTTGTCGACGTTCTCGGACCATTTGAAGGTTCCGCCGTCGACGATCACGCCGCCGATGACCGTGCCGTGGCCGCCGAGGAACTTCGTCGCCGAGTGGATGACGATGTCGGCGCCGTGCTCGAACGGCTTGATGAGGTACGGCGTCGCGATCGTGTTGTCGACGATCAGCGGGATGCCGTTGTCGTGTGCGACGTCGGCGACCGTGCGGATGTCGAGCACGTTGATCTTCGGGTTGCCGATCGTCTCGGCGAAGAAGAGCTTCGTGTTCGGGCGCACCGCGGCACGCCACTCCTCGGGGTCGTCCTGGTTCTCGACGAACGTCGTCTCGATGCCGAGCTTGGCCAGCGTGTACTTGAAGAGGTTGTACGTGCCGCCGTAGATCGAGCTCGACGACACGATGTGGTCGCCCGCCTCGGCGATGTTCAGCACCGCGAACGTCTCGGCGGCCTGGCCGCTGGCGACGAGGAGGGCACCGGTGCCCCCTTCGAGCGCAGCCAGGCGCTCCTCGACGACGGCCTGCGTCGGGTTCTGGATGCGCGTGTAGATGTTGCCGAACTCGGCGAGCGCAAACAGGTTCGCGGCGTGCTCGGCGTTGTCGAACACGTACGACGTGGTCTGGTAGATCGGGGTCGCACGAGCCTTCGTCACCGGATCGGGCTGGGCGCCGGAGTGGATCTGCTTGGTCTCGAAGCGCCAGTTCTCGGGTGCGGACATGGTGTGCTCCTGCGGGTTCGGGTGGTGGAGGCGGGATGCTCCGACCGGTTCGACAGTACGGAACCGGCCCTGCTGTCAACAACGAACCGGAAATGTGACGTAACCTCACCCGTCCGCGCCGGGGGCGCCGCGTGGGTAGCGTGGAGGCATGACGATCAGACGTGCAGTGGTGACCGGGGCGAGCTCGGGAATCGGGGCGGCGACCGCGCGGGCGCTGCGGACCCGCGGGTGGGAGGTCGTGGCCGTGGCCCGCCGCGCCGACCGGCTGGCGGAGCTCGAAGCGGCGACCGGTGCCGTGGCGTTCGCGGCCGATCTGACCTCCGACACCGACGTGGCGGCGATCGCCGCATTCCTCGAAGACCTCGGCCCGGTGCACTCGCTCGTGCACGTGGCCGGCGGCGCGCGCGGCGCCGATCGCGTCGAGGACGGCAGGGTCGCCGACTGGCAGTGGATGTTCGACGTGAACGTGCTCTCGGCGCAGCGCCTCGTGGCGGCGCTCCTCCCACAGCTGCGGCGCGCGGCCGCACAGGACGGGCACGCCGACGCGCTGTTCGTCACCTCGACTGCGGCGCAGACGGCGTATGCCGGCGGCTCGGGGTACAACGCCGCGAAGGCGGGCGAGGCGATGATCGCCCACGCGCTGCGCCTCGAACTCAACGGCGAGCCCATCCGCGTGATCGAGATCGCACCGGGCATGGTCTACACGGAGGAGTTCACCGCGAATCGGCTCGGAGGCGACACCGCCGCTGCGGAGCGCGTGTACGACGGGGTGCAGGCTCCGCTCACCGCCGAGGATGTCGCCGACGTGATCGCGTACGCGCTCGATGCTCCCGCA
This window of the Microbacterium sp. SSM24 genome carries:
- the metX gene encoding homoserine O-acetyltransferase MetX, which gives rise to MDWQTSEDTVPSAPVTEADARLLLGRPPATGAWRDGDPVGERQFAAFGSFRTEGGSELPAYRLAFETWGELNIARDNAVLVLHALTGDSHVRGPAGPGHPTSGWWDDIVGPGAPIDTDRWFVVAPNMLGGCQGSTGPASIAPDGYEWASRFPYLTIRDQVAAQVRLADALGIDVWAAVVGGSMGGMHALEWAVGLPDRVERVGILSAPPINTADQIALNSVQIEAIRIDPRFQSGEYYDAADGDGPTRGLALARRMALLNYRSPTELNQRFQRSWQSGVSPLGHGGRFAVESYLDFHGNKFTRRFDANSYITLVEAMNSHDVGRDRGGIDDALARVTARALVLGIDTDRLFPIEGQHRIARGIGGTLDGDGAVVLASDFGHDGFLIETHLVGAHVRRLLES
- a CDS encoding DUF2332 domain-containing protein, translated to MGTDQQEQIAAYYDDFARRWAHCTSPLYEDWALGIARDPEVLARLTALPHAKRQANLVFAAARWEGAPLSPYHEVRPWLLEHWDRIVATGAARTVQTNEANRCATWLPPLSRIDGPLALLEVGAAAGLCLFPDRYSVDYATPSGIRRVDPPAGPSEVVLSCRVDDQASVPARYPDVVSRRGIDLDPIDAGDPDAVDWLATLVWPGPDHDARVARLRAAAAIAAADPPVIERGDLRERVTDAASAAPADATVVVFHSAVLLYLDAEGRREFADLMAGLGDRIGRRVVWLSNETLGTLPEIDARVPAGTATDHRFVQTWDARPIALAGQHGATYETAPFRA
- a CDS encoding bifunctional o-acetylhomoserine/o-acetylserine sulfhydrylase yields the protein MSAPENWRFETKQIHSGAQPDPVTKARATPIYQTTSYVFDNAEHAANLFALAEFGNIYTRIQNPTQAVVEERLAALEGGTGALLVASGQAAETFAVLNIAEAGDHIVSSSSIYGGTYNLFKYTLAKLGIETTFVENQDDPEEWRAAVRPNTKLFFAETIGNPKINVLDIRTVADVAHDNGIPLIVDNTIATPYLIKPFEHGADIVIHSATKFLGGHGTVIGGVIVDGGTFKWSENVDKFPGLTVPDPSYHGASYTAAVGDGLAYIIKARVQLLRDLGAAIAPQSAWLLIQGIETLSLRIERHVQNAQEIAEWLENQADVASVNYSGLPTSPWYAAANKYAPKGVGAVLSFELKGGVEAGREFVNSLTLFSHLANIGDVRSLVIHPASTTHSQLTPEQQLTTGVTPGLVRLSLGLENIEDLKADLEQALAAARRVSEAARA
- a CDS encoding SDR family oxidoreductase, with product MTIRRAVVTGASSGIGAATARALRTRGWEVVAVARRADRLAELEAATGAVAFAADLTSDTDVAAIAAFLEDLGPVHSLVHVAGGARGADRVEDGRVADWQWMFDVNVLSAQRLVAALLPQLRRAAAQDGHADALFVTSTAAQTAYAGGSGYNAAKAGEAMIAHALRLELNGEPIRVIEIAPGMVYTEEFTANRLGGDTAAAERVYDGVQAPLTAEDVADVIAYALDAPAHVNLDLVTMRPVAQSAQHLLARGPLRARTEEAPHA